One Spirochaetota bacterium DNA window includes the following coding sequences:
- a CDS encoding SpoIIE family protein phosphatase, protein VIDLKRNDELGYLAMAFNDMTARIREAQAVLVKQEKEDEQMRIAADIQRSLFPDAPISTPVYDVASFTKPARTIGGDYHFYRPLDGQKVCFLVADVSGKGVPAALVTFMIATMMRNALANAERYRYDTGAVLTEVNKIIASEMLKYERFATMMICFYDMPTRTLNFVSAGHGQLYIYRDTAGAFELIEDMQVPVGISDDSEYTSGNVTLGRNDAIVLFTDGVNEAYNVKKEEYGAERLKSVFLANRKASSVETCRIFAADIAEFSGTAEQHDDITMVVFRVRA, encoded by the coding sequence ATGTGATAGACCTCAAGCGCAACGATGAGCTCGGATACCTGGCAATGGCGTTCAACGATATGACCGCGCGCATACGCGAAGCGCAGGCCGTTCTTGTCAAGCAGGAAAAGGAAGATGAGCAGATGCGTATCGCGGCGGATATACAGCGATCGCTTTTTCCCGATGCGCCGATCTCGACGCCGGTGTACGATGTCGCGTCGTTCACCAAGCCTGCCCGGACCATCGGGGGAGACTATCATTTCTATCGTCCCCTCGATGGGCAGAAGGTGTGTTTCCTTGTCGCGGACGTGTCCGGCAAGGGCGTGCCTGCTGCGCTCGTGACGTTCATGATAGCGACGATGATGCGCAATGCGCTCGCGAACGCGGAGCGCTATCGATATGATACCGGTGCGGTGTTGACCGAAGTGAATAAGATAATAGCGTCCGAAATGCTCAAGTATGAACGCTTTGCGACCATGATGATCTGCTTCTATGATATGCCCACGAGAACACTGAACTTCGTATCCGCCGGCCATGGACAGCTCTATATCTATCGCGATACCGCCGGGGCGTTCGAATTGATCGAGGACATGCAGGTGCCGGTGGGCATCAGCGATGATTCTGAATACACATCGGGGAACGTAACGCTCGGCCGCAACGATGCGATAGTGCTGTTCACCGACGGTGTCAATGAAGCGTATAACGTGAAGAAGGAAGAATACGGGGCTGAGCGTCTGAAGTCGGTGTTCCTTGCCAATCGCAAAGCTTCATCGGTCGAGACGTGCCGTATTTTTGCCGCGGACATCGCGGAGTTCTCCGGCACGGCCGAGCAGCATGATGATATCACCATGGTCGTGTTCCGGGTCCGCGCATGA
- a CDS encoding transporter substrate-binding domain-containing protein, translated as MVHIRSMIVTCAAVLAAAECFPRSLEEIKKSGVIRFAVREEPAFYNVTNLSGAAEGLHYQLANAFARRLGVAPVFRTVRYDDYFDLRDGRYPRMLDAVDIIADSITLSSNVPFAVVPFHHTSAVCLYRNTVQFEDITDLTNMRTTVVERSGVSALVSNISRDVSNFPALPVVLSVKGQVKALSIGSIDYIITGFPEALFHASRDKGFSIDMDLLSPYTMQRPAGWGCAADATAISNEIADFLNVMRTTGMLERIWSEHLHIGYREYQNVASIGTYDHFSKAVDMSYQERYDQSVVILRTAIASRIFSEKNRKLYDIIYLNWLRKLKKDTNAAFERVDEYFDTQPTRYFVTNFREREPEIYDPYLVRVRTNVSRELSTDNIDKAIAGQRVVLMLTENAPDERKKYDDIRFEQIKRDTVGTNTLSAIDDHLDGRPSAYFAKRFKRDFPNTFSDYIFKLKTEREDAILDNDIDRAIRIQERMFELDPGSLEESENLNVLRVQKKKRTQPGEPTPVALRDNAPDNFGNVYFLATNTNTGRPSVEMHAVVDASMPVVATNLSERAVELAEGKRFFELGESLYKQKKYQESLSPFESARKLNYNPEKSVEYVARVKRMLEEDHVRTHDDRMKKFEVFFERAIMAYTRREYSTALENISLALEIFPDNQQAQKYYRIITDILRIQGETTVGPASPYYRYFIQRMAAADEAIAARKYDAGRTIVEEVLLLFPNAEAAREKLIICLYKTDPSRMKTILDDYAADAKKLIELGRMPEAHAKLTFIKKIRPDYPGLDAALKRSAPEEITLPREKEPASFNYAATVKSAADAAANGKLAEALALYRSVLRYRPEDYKSLLAANRIENQIAGGGGRIAAQEAEGPGRERAENLYLKGQFYFRIRNYNEAIRYWEESYRADTTFKKSLLSLERVRRLMDSQ; from the coding sequence ATGGTCCACATTCGGTCAATGATCGTTACCTGTGCCGCGGTGCTTGCCGCTGCCGAATGTTTCCCGCGTTCGCTCGAAGAGATAAAGAAGTCGGGTGTCATCCGATTCGCGGTGCGCGAAGAGCCGGCGTTCTATAACGTAACGAACCTGTCGGGTGCCGCCGAGGGACTGCACTATCAATTGGCGAATGCGTTCGCCCGTCGCCTCGGGGTCGCCCCGGTGTTCCGGACGGTGCGGTATGACGACTATTTCGATCTCCGTGACGGACGGTACCCGCGCATGCTCGACGCCGTGGATATTATTGCCGACAGCATTACGCTCTCTTCGAATGTGCCGTTCGCGGTCGTCCCGTTCCATCATACGAGCGCGGTGTGTCTGTACCGGAACACGGTACAATTCGAGGACATCACGGACCTGACGAATATGCGGACAACGGTCGTTGAAAGGAGCGGTGTGAGCGCCCTGGTGTCGAATATCAGCCGTGATGTCTCGAATTTCCCGGCGCTGCCCGTCGTACTTTCCGTGAAGGGTCAGGTGAAGGCGCTCAGCATCGGCAGCATCGACTATATCATCACCGGGTTCCCTGAGGCGCTCTTTCACGCATCGCGCGATAAGGGATTCAGTATCGATATGGACCTGCTTTCGCCGTACACGATGCAGCGCCCTGCCGGATGGGGGTGCGCGGCGGATGCGACAGCGATCTCAAATGAAATAGCGGATTTTCTCAATGTGATGCGGACGACCGGTATGCTTGAACGTATCTGGAGCGAACATCTGCATATCGGCTACCGCGAGTATCAGAACGTCGCATCCATCGGCACGTATGACCATTTTTCGAAGGCCGTCGATATGAGCTATCAGGAGCGTTATGATCAGTCTGTGGTCATACTCCGCACGGCTATCGCATCCAGGATATTCTCTGAAAAGAACAGGAAGCTTTACGACATAATCTATCTGAATTGGCTGAGGAAACTGAAAAAGGACACCAATGCAGCGTTCGAACGCGTGGATGAATATTTCGATACGCAGCCGACACGGTATTTCGTGACCAATTTCAGGGAGCGCGAACCGGAGATATACGATCCCTATCTGGTGCGGGTGAGAACGAACGTGAGCCGCGAGCTTTCGACGGATAATATCGACAAGGCGATAGCGGGGCAGCGTGTCGTGCTCATGCTCACGGAGAATGCCCCCGACGAACGGAAAAAATACGATGATATACGGTTCGAGCAGATCAAACGTGACACGGTCGGCACGAACACGCTTTCGGCGATCGATGATCATCTCGACGGGCGGCCGTCGGCGTATTTCGCGAAACGCTTCAAGCGCGATTTTCCGAACACGTTCTCCGACTATATCTTCAAGCTGAAAACGGAGCGTGAAGATGCGATATTGGATAATGATATCGATCGTGCGATACGCATACAGGAGCGCATGTTCGAGCTCGACCCCGGTTCCCTTGAGGAGAGCGAGAACCTCAATGTGCTTCGCGTGCAGAAAAAGAAGCGTACGCAGCCCGGTGAGCCCACGCCGGTAGCACTGCGGGATAATGCCCCGGACAATTTCGGGAACGTGTACTTCCTTGCGACGAACACGAATACCGGCCGCCCATCGGTGGAGATGCATGCCGTGGTCGATGCGTCGATGCCGGTCGTTGCCACAAACCTGAGCGAACGAGCGGTCGAGCTGGCGGAGGGGAAACGTTTCTTCGAGCTCGGCGAGAGCCTGTACAAGCAGAAAAAATATCAGGAATCACTGTCCCCGTTCGAAAGCGCCCGCAAGCTGAACTATAATCCGGAGAAGAGCGTCGAGTATGTCGCGCGCGTCAAGCGTATGCTCGAGGAGGACCATGTACGCACCCACGACGACCGTATGAAGAAATTCGAGGTGTTCTTCGAGCGGGCGATCATGGCGTATACGCGCCGTGAATATTCGACGGCCCTTGAGAACATCTCTCTCGCACTGGAGATATTCCCCGACAATCAGCAGGCGCAGAAATATTACCGCATCATCACCGATATACTCCGCATTCAGGGCGAGACGACCGTCGGTCCGGCATCGCCGTATTACCGCTACTTCATTCAGCGGATGGCCGCCGCTGATGAAGCGATAGCGGCACGCAAATACGATGCCGGGCGCACCATCGTGGAGGAGGTGCTCCTGCTGTTCCCGAACGCGGAGGCGGCTCGTGAAAAACTTATCATCTGTCTCTATAAGACCGATCCTTCGCGCATGAAGACCATACTCGACGATTATGCGGCGGACGCGAAAAAGCTCATCGAGCTCGGACGCATGCCCGAGGCGCACGCAAAGCTCACGTTCATCAAGAAGATACGCCCGGACTATCCCGGCCTTGATGCCGCGCTCAAGAGGTCCGCACCCGAGGAGATAACGCTCCCCCGTGAGAAAGAGCCCGCATCGTTCAATTATGCGGCGACAGTGAAAAGCGCTGCCGATGCTGCGGCGAACGGGAAGCTTGCCGAGGCGCTTGCGCTCTATCGCTCCGTGCTCCGCTATCGCCCCGAGGATTATAAGTCGCTCCTGGCCGCCAACCGGATAGAGAACCAGATAGCGGGCGGCGGCGGCCGCATCGCTGCGCAGGAGGCTGAAGGCCCGGGGCGCGAGCGTGCCGAGAACCTCTATCTGAAAGGGCAGTTCTATTTCCGGATACGGAATTACAACGAAGCGATACGCTATTGGGAGGAATCGTATCGGGCGGATACGACGTTCAAGAAATCGCTGCTCAGCCTTGAACGGGTGCGTCGGCTCATGGATTCCCAGTAG